A window from Pleuronectes platessa chromosome 6, fPlePla1.1, whole genome shotgun sequence encodes these proteins:
- the amigo1 gene encoding amphoterin-induced protein 1, whose protein sequence is MWQPTTGAGDSLLETLPHWSKRAKWAPFLTLCVALLWPPGAEASTLNCHKTCICASNIVSCSKMNLTTVPVVIPHYTGVLDLSYNEIARLRSEWTPVKLPKLHNLLLSHNGLQFLSSEAFVYVKNLRYLDLSSNNLRLLEEFIFEPLVNLDVLLLYNNHISQIDRAAFTGMINLQKLYLSQNQISRFPLELVKEKSRLEKLSLLDVSSNKIKMFPIEDLQVLPAWIRNGLYFHNNPLLCHCDLYTLLAHWYLRKLNSAVDFKDDYTCILPGLQKTQVGVFDLSGDVMNCSTFKEADEEGFLEQKLTLGCDTKHRDMIKTWKMPGNVPVSPGSNQTAKVLQDGRLQISSVRSEDSGTYTCFATSEAYNETIYVVLKVHNFTMHGGGESMNTAYTTLVGCLASVVLVLMYLYLTPCRCFCCPNKGKARGEDSIHSSMLSVSPTHEDPELKAELNRHVAFIDSKDLQGQNGKLNPNGKEDDDDVDAEAGSLMKGKRKKSVAESISSVFSDTPMVV, encoded by the coding sequence ATGTGGCAGCCTACCACCGGAGCAGGTGACAGCCTGTTGGAAACGTTACCTCACTGGAGTAAGCGAGCGAAATGGGCCCCCTTCCTCACCCTCTGCGTGGCTCTTCTCTGGCCTCCAGGGGCAGAGGCGTCGACCCTCAACTGCCACAAGACGTGCATCTGTGCCTCCAACATAGTCAGCTGCTCCAAGATGAATTTGACCACTGTCCCCGTTGTCATACCGCACTACACTGGCGTACTGGATCTCAGCTACAATGAGATCGCACGGCTGCGATCCGAGTGGACCCCAGTCAAGCTCCCAAAGCTCCACAacctcctcctcagccacaACGGACTCCAGTTCCTGTCTTCAGAGGCGTTCGTGTATGTGAAGAACCTGCGCTACTTGGACCTGTCCTCCAACAACTTGCGGCTGCTGGAGGAGTTCATCTTTGAGCCCTTGGTCAACCTGGATGTCCTGCTGCTGTATAATAACCACATTTCCCAGATTGACCGCGCAGCCTTTACTGGCATGATCAACCTTCAGAAGCTCTACCTTAGCCAGAACCAAATCTCCCGCTTCCCCCTGGAGCTAGTGAAGGAGAAGTCCCGCCTGGAGAAGCTTAGCCTCCTGGACGTGTCCTCCAACAAGATCAAGATGTTTCCCATTGAAGACCTCCAGGTGCTGCCTGCTTGGATTAGAAATGGCCTCTATTTCCACAATAACCCTCTGCTGTGTCACTGTGATCTGTACACACTCCTAGCACATTGGTACCTTCGAAAACTCAACTCCGCTGTGGACTTCAAAGATGACTACACGTGTATTCTGCCTGGcctgcaaaaaacacaagtagGTGTTTTTGACCTCAGCGGCGACGTTATGAACTGCAGCACATTCAAGGAGGCGGATGAAGAAGGTTTCCTTGAGCAAAAGCTCACCCTGGGATGTGACACCAAACACAGGGACATGATAAAGACTTGGAAAATGCCCGGCAATGTGCCGGTGTCACCTGGAAGCAACCAGACGGCCAAAGTCTTGCAGGATGGACGTCTACAGATTAGTTCGGTGAGGTCTGAGGACTCTGGGACCTACACATGCTTTGCGACGAGCGAGGCCTACAATGAGACGATCTACGTGGTGCTGAAGGTTCATAACTTCACCATGCATGGGGGCGGGGAGTCCATGAACACAGCATATACCACCTTGGTGGGCTGCCTGGCCAGCGTTGTGCTGGTGCTCATGTACCTTTACCTGACGCCGTGTCGCTGCTTCTGCTGCCCCAACAAGGGCAAGGCTCGTGGTGAGGACAGCATCCACTCCTCCATGCTCAGTGTTTCACCGACCCACGAGGACCCGGAACTCAAAGCTGAGCTGAACAGGCACGTGGCGTTCATAGACTCAAAGGACTTGCAGGGCCAGAACGGGAAGCTGAACCCAAACGGGAAGGAGGACGATGATGATGTGGATGCAGAGGCTGGCTCTCTaatgaaggggaagaggaagaagtcGGTAGCAGAGTCCATTAGCTCCGTCTTTTCAGACACTCCCATGGTGGTCTGA